A stretch of the Vigna radiata var. radiata cultivar VC1973A chromosome 7, Vradiata_ver6, whole genome shotgun sequence genome encodes the following:
- the LOC106765675 gene encoding ubiquitin carboxyl-terminal hydrolase 4, giving the protein MGAAGSKLEKALGDQFPEGERYFGLENFGNTCYCNSVLQALYFCVPFREQLLEYYGNNKSILDGEENLLTCLADLFSQISSQKKKTGVVAPKRFVQRLKKQNELFRSYMHQDAHEFLNFLLNELVDILEKESQAAKTADQETSPPSEKAANGPKNGQANGVHKEPLVTWVHKNFQGILTNETRCLQCETVTARDETFLDLSLDIEQNSSITSCLKNFSSTETLNAEDKFFCDKCCSLQEAQKRMKIKKPPHILVIHLKRFKYMEQLGRYKKLSYRVVFPLELKLSNTVEDADIEYSLFAVVVHVGSGPNHGHYVSLVKSHNHWLFFDDENVEMIDESAVQTFFGSSQEYSSNTDHGYILFYESLGSGNRN; this is encoded by the exons ATGGGTGCTGCGGGCTCCAAGCTTGAGAAGGCTCTTGGCGACCAATTCCCCGAAGGAGAGCGTTACTTCGGCCTTGAGAATTTCGGCAACACTTGTTACTGCAACAGCGTCTTGCAG GCACTATACTTTTGTGTTCCTTTTCGTGAACAATTACTGGAGTATTATGGAAATAACAAAAGCATACTGGATGGGGAGGAAAATCTTTTGACGTGCTTGGCGGATTTGTTTTCACAG ATAAGTTCCCAGAAGAAAAAAACTGGTGTTGTTGCTCCCAAACGATTTGTACAGAGGCTGAAAAAACAGAATGAACTCTTCCGTAGCTATATGCACCAG GATGCCCATGAATTTTTGAACTTTTTGCTGAATGAACTTGTTGACATTCTTGAGAAAGAGAGCCAAGCTGCAAAAACTGCTGATCAGGAGACCTCACCACCTTCTGAAAAGGCCGCTAATGGCCCCAAGAATGGTCAAGCTAATGGTGTTCACAAAGAGCCATTAGTTACTTGGGTACACAAAAATTTTCAG GGAATACTCACCAATGAGACAAGGTGCTTGCAATGTGAAACAGTGACAGCTAGAGATGAAACATTTTTAGACTTGAGTCTTGATATTGAGCAGAACAGCTCAATTACAAGCTGTTTGAAAAATTTCAGTTCCACTGAGACACTGAACGCTGAAGACAAATTCTTTTGTGACAAATGCTGCAG TTTGCAAGAAGCTCagaagaggatgaagataaAGAAACCACCGCACATCTTGGTCATCCATCTTAAGCGTTTTAAGTACATGGAGCAGCTTGGCCGCTACAAGAAATTGTCATATCGGGTTGTTTTTCCCCTGGAGCTGAAGTTGAGTAACACTGTTGAAGATGCAGATATAGAGTATTCTCTATTTGCGGTAGTTGTCCATGTTGGGAGTGGGCCCAACCATGGGCATTATGTGAGCCTTGTGAAAAGCCATAACCACTGGTTATTTTTTGATGACGAAAATGTAGAGATGATTGACGAATCTGCTGTGCAGACGTTCTTTGGATCATCACAGGAATATTCAAGTAATACAGATCATGGGTACATTTTGTTCTATGAGAGCCTTGGCTCTGGTAACAGGAATTAG
- the LOC106768270 gene encoding ras-related protein RABH1e isoform X1: MNDIARNATTRRENERNEMKVHCWWHVKGCLVFAYIGIWLFKFQATIGIDFLSKTMYLEDRTVRLQLWDTAGQERFRSLIPSYIRDSSVAVIVYDVANRQSFLNTNKWVEEVRTERGSDVIIVLVGNKTDLVDKRQVSIEEGDAKSREFGIMFIETSAKAGFNIKPLFRKIAAALPGMETLSSTKQEDMVDVNLKPTVNSSQTEQQGGGCSC; encoded by the exons atgaaTGATATCGCGCGTAATGCGACTACCcgaagagaaaatgagagaaatgaGATGAAAGTACACTGCTGGTGGCATGTGAAAGGTTGTCTTGTTTTTGCTTATATTGG TATTTGGTTATTTAAATTTCAGGCAACCATTGGTATTGACTTTTTGTCAAAAACAATGTACCTGGAAGATAGAACTGTTCGCTTGCAGCTTTG GGATACTGCCGGGCAAGAAAGATTTAGAAGTCTCATTCCAAGCTACATAAGAGATTCTTCTGTTGCAGTTATAGTTTATGATGTTGCTA ACAGGCAATCATTTCTGAACACTAACAAGTGGGTTGAGGAGGTTCGCACAGAACGTGGCAGTGATGTTATTATTGTCTTGGTTGGAAACAAAACTGATCTTGTTGATAAAAG GCAAGTTTCAATAGAAGAAGGAGATGCAAAGTCCCGTGAGTTTGGAATCATGTTCATAGAAACCAGTGCAAAAGCAGGCTTCAATATCAAG CCTTTGTTTCGTAAGATTGCTGCTGCCCTGCCAGGGATGGAAACTCTTTCTTCCACAAAGCAGGAAGACATGGTCGATGTAAATTTAAAGCCCACAGTGAATTCATCCCAGACAGAGCAGCAAGGAGGAGGTTGCTCCTGCTAG
- the LOC106768268 gene encoding calmodulin-binding transcription activator 3 — MAEAKQYFPPSQLDIKQIIVEAQHRWLRPAEICAILSNYKKFRIAPEPATMPPSGSLFLFDRKVLRYFRKDGHNWRKKKDGKTVREAHERLKAGSVDVLHCYYAHGEEDESFQRRTYWLLEEELSNIVLVHYRQVKGGTKANYTCAKENEESLPCAQQTDKIMLKAEMDTSFSSVLHPNSYQVPSQTMDSSMNSAQVSEYEEAESAFNGHASSEFYSFLELQRPVEKIIDQAADSYSPHPLINEQKKLPVIAETNYVSLTQDRKFIDILSGGLTYESLKPLGFSSWEDILENNGESQHMPFQPLFPEMQPDNMAVNSNFCQGYDIMVPHLTTSIAKLHDNGSLIQAEGSWQGYSVDSLRVSSWPIDNVHSSSTCEVSCSNCEHEVNEVDIQKSLQQSLLHQHKQDKVLMLNDPQEIMLDYLKSDFEASRTLDGIEDPRFTFKRTQLDGSPAEEGLKKLDSFNQWMSKELGDVEESNKPSTSGAYWDTVESESEVGSTTIPSQGHLDTYVLDPSVSNEQLFSIIDYSPSWAFEGSEVKIIISGRFLRSQQEAEQCKWSCMFGEVEVPAVILAKDVLCCHTPQHKAGRVPFYVTCSNRLACSEVREFDFQVNCTQEVNTAGEDRASIFHTLSRRFGELLSLGHAVPQNSDSISGNEKSQLRSKISSLLRGEDDVWDKLLELTQENEFSTEDLQEQLLQNLLKDKLHAWLLQKITDDGKGPNVLDEGGQGVLHFAAALGYDWALEPTLVAGVNVNFRDINGWTALHWAAFYGRERTVAFLISLGAAPGLLTDPCPEHPSGRTPADLASTNGHKGIAGYLAESSLSAQLTTLDLNKDVGENSGNKVVQRIQNTGPVNDLDGLSYEQSLKDSLAAVCNATQAAARIHQVFRMQSFQRKQLKEFGDDKFGISDERALSLVKKNGKSHKSGSRDEPVHAAAIRIQNKFRGWKGRKDFLMIRQRIVKIQAHVRGHQVRKNCGKIIWTVGILEKVILRWRRKGSGLRGFKAEANSEVTMIEDVTSSEDDYDVLKEGRKQTEQRLQKALARVKSMIQYPEARDQYHRVLNVVTQIQENQVNHDSSCNNSEEIRDFNNLTDLEALLDEDIFMPTAT; from the exons ATGGCTGAGGCCAAACAGTACTTCCCCCCCTCTCAATTGG ATATCAAGCAAATTATCGTGGAAGCACAGCATCGATGGCTGCGTCCGGCTGAAATCTGTGCAATTCTCAGCAACTATAAGAAGTTTCGAATTGCTCCAGAACCTGCTACTATGCCACCAA GTGGTTCACTTTTCTTATTTGATCGGAAGGTGCTGAGATACTTCAGAAAAGATGGCCACAActggaggaagaaaaaagatGGAAAAACAGTAAGAGAAGCACATGAGAGACTAAAG GCTGGAAGTGTGGATGTGCTGCATTGCTACTATGCTCATGGAGAAGAAGATGAGAGTTTTCAGAGACGCACATATTGGCTGCTTGAAGA GGAACTCTCTAACATTGTTCTAGTTCATTATCGACAAGTGAAG GGAGGAACCAAGGCAAATTATACGTGTgctaaagaaaatgaagaatctcTTCCTTGTGCTCAGCAAACTGACAAAATTATGCTCAAAGCAGAGATGGACACTTCTTTTTCGTCCGTTCTTCATCCAAACAGTTACCAGGTTCCTTCACAAACTATGGATTCAAGCATGAACAGTGCCCAAGTATCAGAATATGAGGAAGCTGAATCTG CATTCAATGGCCATGCAAGTTCTGAGTTTTATTCTTTCCTTGAGTTACAACGCCCTGTTGAGAAGATTATAGATCAAGCTGCTGATTCTTATTCTCCTCACCCACTCATAA ATGAGCAAAAGAAGTTACCTGTCATTGCTGAGACGAATTATGTCTCACTCACCCAAGACAGAAAATTCATAGACATTCTTAGTGGTGGATTGACATATGAATCCCTAAAACCCCTGGGATTTTCCTCATGGGAAGATATACTAGAAAATAATGGTGAAAGTCAACACATGCCTTTTCAGCCTTTATTTCCTGAAATGCAACCTGATAACATGGCAGTCAATAGCAACTTTTGTCAAGGATATGACATAATGGTGCCACATTTGACCACCAGCATTGCTAAGCTGCATGACAATGGAAGTCTCATACAGGCTGAAGGAAGTTGGCAG GGATATAGTGTTGATTCTTTACGTGTGTCCAGTTGGCCTATAGACAATGTCCATTCAAGCTCAACATGTGAGGTTAGTTGTAGCAACTGTGAGCATGAAGTTAATGAAGTTGATATTCAGAAATCCTTGCAACAGTCTCTTCTCCATCAACACAAACAAGACAAGGTTCTCATGCTAAATGATCCTCAAGAGATAATGCTTGATTATCTAAAATCAGACTTTGAGGCCAGTAGAACCCTGGATGGAATAGAAGACCCACGTTTCACTTTTAAAAGGACTCAGTTAGATGGATCCCCAGCAGAAGAGGGTCTGAAGAAGCTTGACAGTTTCAACCAATGGATGAGCAAAGAGCTTGGAGATGTGGAAGAATCAAATAAACCATCTACATCTGGTGCTTATTGGGATACAGTTGAAAGTGAAAGTGAGGTTGGCAGCACAACTATTCCTTCCCAAGGGCACCTGGACACCTATGTATTGGATCCATCTGTTTCCAATGAGCAGCTTTTTAGCATTATTGATTATTCACCAAGCTGGGCATTTGAAGGGTCAGAAGTTAAG atTATAATTTCTGGACGATTCTTAAGAAGCCAACAAGAAGCAGAACAATGTAAATGGTCATGCATGTTTGGTGAGGTAGAAGTGCCAGCAGTGATACTTGCAAAAGATGTTCTTTGCTGTCATACTCCTCAACACAAGGCTGGGAGGGTACCTTTCTATGTAACTTGTTCCAATAGGTTAGCATGCAGTGAAGTGCGAGAATTTGATTTCCAGGTCAACTGTACTCAAGAAGTCAACACTGCAGGTGAGGATAGAGCCAGCATTTTCCATACTCTTAGTAGACGATTTGGAGAACTGTTGTCCCTGGGGCATGCCGTTCCTCAGAATTCAGATTCAATCAGCGGAAATGAGAAATCTCAACTGAGAAGTAAAATCAGTTCTTTGCTAAGAGGGGAGGATGATGTTTGGGACAAGCTACTGGAACTTACTCAAGAGAACGAATTTTCTACAGAAGATTTACAGGAGCAGCTGCTTcaaaatcttctaaaagataAGTTGCACGCATGGCTCCTTCAGAAAATTACAGACGATGGAAAAGGCCCCAATGTATTGGATGAGGGTGGCCAAGGTGTGCTTCATTTTGCTGCTGCTCTTGGCTACGATTGGGCACTAGAACCCACACTAGTTGCTGGTGTGAATGTGAACTTTCGTGACATAAATGGATGGACTGCTCTTCATTGGGCAGCATTTTATGGCAG GGAGCGCACGGTTGCTTTCCTCATATCTCTTGGCGCAGCACCTGGATTACTGACTGACCCGTGTCCAGAACATCCTTCTGGTAGAACACCGGCTGATCTAGCTTCTACAAATGGGCATAAAGGAATTGCAGGGTATCTCGCAGAATCTTCACTGAGTGCACAGCTCACTACTCTTGATTTGAACAAGGATGTGGGAGAAAATTCTGGAAACAAAGTGGTCCAAAGAATCCAAAACACTGGCCCAGTTAATGATCTTGACGGTCTATCATATGAACAGTCACTGAAAGATTCATTAGCTGCAGTGTGCAATGCCACCCAAGCTGCGGCTCGTATTCATCAAGTTTTCAGAATGCAATCGTTCCAGAGAAAGCAGCTGAAGGAATTTGGCGATGACAAATTTGGAATATCTGACGAACGTGCTCTTTCACTTGTAAAAAAGAATGGGAAATCACACAAGTCTGGATCACGCGATGAGCCGGTCCATGCTGCTGCAATACGTATCCAGAACAAATTCCGCGGTTGGAAGGGCAGAAAAGATTTTTTGATGATTCGACAACGTATAGTAAAAATTCAG GCTCACGTGAGAGGACACCAGGTTAGGAAAAATTGTGGGAAGATAATTTGGACTGTTGGGATATTGGAGAAAGTTATTTTGCGTTGGCGTCGAAAAGGTAGTGGTTTGAGAGGATTTAAAGCAGAGGCCAATTCTGAAGTAACTATGATAGAAGATGTAACATCCTCTGAGGATGACTATGATGTCTTAAAAGAAGGCAGGAAGCAAACAGAGCAAAGATTGCAGAAAGCTCTGGCCAGGGTGAAGTCAATGATTCAGTATCCAGAGGCAAGGGACCAATACCATAGGGTCTTGAATGTGGTAACTCAGATCCAAGAAAATCAG GTAAATCATGATAGCAGTTGTAACAATTCAGAAGAAATAAGAGACTTCAATAACCTCACTGATCTTGAAGCACTGTTGGACGAAGATATTTTCATGCCTACAGCAACTTAG
- the LOC106768269 gene encoding probable mitochondrial adenine nucleotide transporter BTL3, whose product MLHLITPPESSDSFLPGGLFLHGHTLPSSFTSYLPPPPPPSFSDPIKVSCVCRERCLRVEGGVGGRAFLSLSLSLNGTGGDQRYGKESGEILGHHHKKVEDVDDGLSEEKEKVEINGSGAVNMTKHLWAGAFAAMVSRTFVAPLERLKLEYIVRGEQKNLFVLIQEIATSQGLKGFWKGNFVNILRTAPFKAINFYAYDTYRNKLTRMLGNEESTNLERFVAGAASGITATLLCLPMDTIRTVMVAPGGEALGGVIGAFRHMIRTEGFFSLYKGLVPSIISMAPSGAVYYGVYDILKSAYLQSPEGRKRIQRMKEEAQDLNALEQLELGPIRTLLYGAIAGCCSEAATYPFEVVRRQLQLQVRATRLNALATCVKIVEQGGVPALYAGLIPSLLQVLPSAAISYFVYEFMKVVLKVESR is encoded by the exons ATGCTCCACTTAATCACACCGCCGGAATCCTCCGATTCCTTCCTCCCCGGTGGTCTGTTCCTCCACGGTCACACACTTCCCTCCTCCTTCACTTCCTaccttcctcctcctcctcctccttcttTTTCTGATCCTATAAAAGTATCATGTGTTTGTCGGGAAAGATGTTTGAGGGTGGAAGGTGGCGTAGGTGGCCGCGCGTTCTTGTCATTGAGTTTGTCCTTAAACGGAACCGGTGGGGATCAGAGGTATGGAAAAGAATCGGGTGAAATTCTGGGACACCATCATAAGAAGGTGGAAGATGTTGATGATGGTTTGagtgaagagaaagagaaggttGAGATCAATGGATCGGGTGCTGTCAACATGACTAAACATCTATGGGCTGGTGCTTTTGCTGCCATGGTTTCCAG GACTTTTGTTGCGCCTCTCGAGAGACTTAAGTTGGAGTACATAGTTCGTGGTGAACAGAAGAATCTTTTTGTGCTCATTCAGGAAATTGCGACTTCTCAAGGGTTGAAAGGCTTTTGGAAAGGGAACTTTGTGAATATTCTGCGTACAGCGCCTTTTAAGGCTATAAATTTTTATGCCTATGATACTTACAGAAACAAGTTGACAAGGATGTTGGGGAATGAAGAATCAACTAACTTAGAGAGATTTGTTGCTGGTGCTGCTTCTGGGATAACAGCTACATTGCTCTGCTTGCCCATGGACACT ATCAGGACGGTAATGGTAGCACCTGGTGGTGAAGCCTTAGGAGGTGTGATTGGTGCCTTCCGCCACATGATAAGAACAGAGGGCTTCTTTTCTCTTTACAAGGGTTTAGTACCCTCCATTATCAGTATGGCACCTTCAGGTGCTGTCTACTATGGTGTTTATGATATCTTAAAGTCAGCATATCTGCAATCACCCGAAGGAAGGAAAAGAATCCAACGCATGAAAGAAGAGGCCCAAGACTTGAATGCACTGGAACAATTGGAATTGGGTCCTATCAGAACTTTATTATATGGTGCTATTGCTGGTTGCTGTTCTGAAGCTGCTACTTACCCCTTTGAAGTTGTAAGGAGACAGCTTCAATTGCAAGTACGAGCAACAAGGTTGAATGCACTGGCAACTTGTGTCAAGATTGTTGAGCAAGGAGGTGTTCCCGCCCTCTATGCAGGACTAATTCCTAGTTTATTGCAG GTGTTACCATCAGCTGCTATTAGTTATTTTGTTTACGAGTTCATGAAGGTAGTTCTCAAAGTAGAGTCAAGATAG
- the LOC106768270 gene encoding ras-related protein RABH1e isoform X2, whose product MATVSPLAKYKLVFLGDQSVGKTSIITRFMYDKFDTTYQATIGIDFLSKTMYLEDRTVRLQLWDTAGQERFRSLIPSYIRDSSVAVIVYDVANRQSFLNTNKWVEEVRTERGSDVIIVLVGNKTDLVDKRQVSIEEGDAKSREFGIMFIETSAKAGFNIKPLFRKIAAALPGMETLSSTKQEDMVDVNLKPTVNSSQTEQQGGGCSC is encoded by the exons ATGGCGACGGTGTCCCCTCTCGCCAAATACAAGCTCGTTTTCTTGGGCGATCAATCCGTCGGGAAAACCAGCATCATCACCCGCTTCATGTACGACAAATTCGACACCACCTACCAG GCAACCATTGGTATTGACTTTTTGTCAAAAACAATGTACCTGGAAGATAGAACTGTTCGCTTGCAGCTTTG GGATACTGCCGGGCAAGAAAGATTTAGAAGTCTCATTCCAAGCTACATAAGAGATTCTTCTGTTGCAGTTATAGTTTATGATGTTGCTA ACAGGCAATCATTTCTGAACACTAACAAGTGGGTTGAGGAGGTTCGCACAGAACGTGGCAGTGATGTTATTATTGTCTTGGTTGGAAACAAAACTGATCTTGTTGATAAAAG GCAAGTTTCAATAGAAGAAGGAGATGCAAAGTCCCGTGAGTTTGGAATCATGTTCATAGAAACCAGTGCAAAAGCAGGCTTCAATATCAAG CCTTTGTTTCGTAAGATTGCTGCTGCCCTGCCAGGGATGGAAACTCTTTCTTCCACAAAGCAGGAAGACATGGTCGATGTAAATTTAAAGCCCACAGTGAATTCATCCCAGACAGAGCAGCAAGGAGGAGGTTGCTCCTGCTAG